GGTGGGGGCTCCTGTGGGGGGGGCGATGAGGAGGGGGGAGCGGGCTCGGCGGAAAAAGGAGAGACGGGCTCGATGGCGCTGCGCTTCATCATCGCGGTTTGTTGTGGGGTACTGGTGTTGGGGACTCCGCAGTGCGTAAGCTGGATTCCGCTTCGCTCCATCCAGCTCACGGGCTTCGCCCTGTCAAAAAGGCCGAAACCAAATTTTCTTTTGTGCAAGCACAACGAAAATTTGGTTTTGTCCTTTTTGGCACTGCTCATTGCTTACGTGTAGATTATACACCATCCCTCCTCACCTTTGCATCTTTATTTTCTTAATCTTCCTTAAGGTTTTTTTACAATATAATATCCTATGCAATCTAACGTATTTCAACGCATTTTCTTCGCATTGATATCTCCAATTATACTTTTCTAAAAAAGTACTGGTAATCTTGTTGGGAATCAGATATAATTATCCACGAATGATATGACATTTGACTTTTATAACAAAGGAGATACGCTATGAGACACTTGTTGAACCCGTTGGATTTTTCTGTGGAGGAGATTGAGCGGCTGCTTTCGCTGGCTTCTGATATTGCTGATCATCTTCCCGAGTATGCTCACGTTTGTGACGGTAAAAAATTAGCGACTTTGTTTTATGAACCAAGTACGAGAACCAGACTTAGTTTTGAATCTGCAATGCTAAGTCTTGGGGGCAGTGTACTTGGTTTTTCTTCGGCCGATTCGAGCTCGGCGGCTAAGGGGGAGAGCGTGGCGGATACGATCCGGATGATCTCCTGCTACGCGGATATCGCGGCCATGCGGCATCCGAAGGAGGGCTCTGCACTGGTGGCTTCCCAAAAATCCGGCATCCCGGTTATCAATGCGGGGGACGGCGGGCATCAGCATCCGACCCAGACTCTGACAGACCTTATGACCATCCGTTCCCTTAAGGGACGGCTTGACAACCTGACCATCGGCCTCTGCGGGGACTTGAAGTTCGGACGCACGGTCCACTCTCTCATCAATGCCATGGTTCGCTATCCGAATATCCGCTTCGTGCTGATCTCCCCGGATGAGCTGAAGGTGCCGGAGTATATCCGCGAGGACGTGCTGAAGGCAAATAATGTGGAATTTAAAGAGGTCAACAATCTGGACGACGCCATGCCGGAGCTGGACATCCTCTATATGACCCGCGTTCAGAAGGAGCGCTTCTTCAACGAGGAGGATTACATCCGTTTAAAGAACTTCTACATCCTGGACAAGCAGAAAATGAAGCTGGCAAAGGACAATATGTATGTGCTTCATCCGCTCCCCCGCGTCAATGAGATCTCTACGGAGGTGGACGACGACCCGAGAGCCGCTTATTTTAAACAGGCACAGTACGGCGTCTACGTGCGCATGGCCCTTATCATGACTTTACTGGAGGTAGAAAAATCATGTTAAATATCAGTGGATTACAGGAAGGCGTGGTTTTAGACCACATTCAGGCAGGCAAGAGCCTGGATATCTATTTCCATCTGGGTCTGGACAAATTAGACTGCCAGGTGGCTATCATCAAAAACGCCCGCAGCAACAAGATGGGCCGCAAGGACATCATCAAGGTGGAGGGGCCGATCGGCAACCTGGATTTGAACGTACTCGGATACATTGACCACAATATCACCGTAAATATCATCCGGGACAATAAGATCGTTGAAAAAAAGGCGTTGAGCCTTCCCAAGAAGATCACCAATGTCATCCAGTGCAAGAACCCGCGCTGCATTACCTCCATCGAGCAGGAGCTGCCCCATATCTTCTATCTCACCGATGAGAAGACGGAGACCTACCGCTGCATGTACTGTGAGGAGAAATACGGAAAATAAATATTTAAAAGCTGCAAATCAAATGCCCTGTGCCGGCGGAACCGTGATCCGCCCGGCGCAGCGCATTTTCTGTCTCCATCAGAAAGCGGTGCCGCAAGAAACGGCACCGCCTGTTATAATCTGAGTTCCTATCCATCCGGCTCTCACCGGCTATTTCCTGATATCACGCCTGCATATGCTCAATTCGGCCTGAGATATACTCCTCCATATTCTCCCTGGAAACTTCCAGCGGAATCTCCAACTCAGTATAGAGATAATCCTCAGCCATACGCAGGTACTTCTCGTCCGTAGATGTGATCTTCTTCCCCTGGGCGCTGCGCTCTGCCTTGCGCAGATACAGGGTCTTGATGATCTTGATCCACTCTCTGCAGTCACAGGATCTCATACATTCCTTGTACTTCTCCTCGCGGAGCTTGTCACTGGTAAACCATAACTCCTCAATATCGGGTATCTCGTCGATCAGCCTCGTCGCTTCTTCTCTGGTCAGGATCCTGCGCATCAGAGTCTTCTTGCTGTCCACCGGAGTAAATATCTTCCCGCCCTTCTGACTGGATGGAGCCAACACATAAAACAATCTGTCCCGGGAAACCCCGTCCATGTTCATGGTCGTGATATCCTCAATCCTGCACACACCAGACGTTCCGTAAATAATGTATTCATTTTTTTCAAACATCCAAACACTTCCTTTTTTGTTTAGCCCGACATTACCACTTCTATTTTATCAGAAAACAGAATCAATTTCCATCTTTTTCGTATACGAAACACAAAGTTTGTGAATTATGTCTGAATTTCCAGGGTTTATACTTGTGCACTTTCCCTATTAAAACCATACATTACCAAAAATTACAGGAAATAAGCGACCTCTTCTACCGTTTCTGCCAGATAATCTGCTCCCGCTTCCATTAGTTCCTGACGGTCGCCATAACCATAGAGCACTCCCACAGACTCCAGGCCATTCCTCCTGGCTCCGATCACATCGTGCTTCCTGTCCCCGACCATGACCGCCTCTCTTCCATCGGGGATCCCGGCTGTCTCCAGCACATACCTTACCACATCTTCCTTTTTCACCCGGCTCTCATCAGGAGTCGCTCCGCCTATATAATCAAAATATCCGTCCAGCTTAAAATGCGCCAGGATCTCCTGTGCAGTCTGCTCCGGCTTGGACGTAGCCACAAAAAGCCGGCAGCCTTTTTCCTGAAGCGTTTGAAGCAGCCGCTCGATCCCCGGATACAGACGGTTCTCAAAAAGCCCCTTTGTGTTGTAATACTCCCGGAATTTCACAACTGCTTCAAAGGCTTTATCCGGATCAAACCCACAATACTTCTGCATACTGTCAGCCAGAGGCGGTCCTAAAAACGGCCGCAGCGTGTTCCGGTCTTTTACTTCAATCCCGTAATAATCAAGAGCATATTCAATGGCATTCAAAATTCCATCCTGAGAATCCGTCAGGGTTCCATCCAGATCAAACAGCACATATTTTTTCTTCATAAAAAACAGCAAATCCTTTCTGTTGTCAATAAAGTTGTCAGGAATCAAAGAGGAACTGAACTGCCAAACCATGCGGTTTGGCTGCCCAATTCCCTTTTATCATATCATCTCACGGCCGTGCCGTAAAGATGATCCAGTCATATAAATTACAGCTGAGGACCTGCAGATACCAGTGCTTTTCCTGCTGCGTTGCCCTCGTACTTTGCAAAGTTCTTCACGAAACGCTGTGCCAGATCCTTTGCTTTGGTCTCCCACTCGGAAGCGTCTGCGTATGTATCGCGAGGATCAAGGATCTTCGGATCTACGCCCGGAAGCTCGGTCGGTACTTCAAAGTTGAAGAACGGAATCTGCTTGGTCGGAGCATTGGCAATAGAGCCGTCCAGGATTGCGTCGATGATGCCGCGGGTATCCTTGATGGAGATACGCTTGCCGCTGCCGTTCCAGCCGGTGTTTACAAGGTATGCCTTAGCGCCGCTCTGCTGCATTCTCTTAACCAGCTCCTCTGCATACTTGGTCGGATGCAGCTCTAAGAATGCCTGGCCGAAGCAAGCGGAGAAGGTCGGGGTCGGCTCAGTAATGCCGCGCTCCGTACCTGCCAGCTTGGCGGTAAATCCAGACAGGAAGTAGTACTGGGTCTGCTCCGGGGTCAGAACAGATACCGGCGGAAGTACGCCGAATGCATCTGCGGACAGGAAGATAACATCTTTTGCTGCCGGAGCTGCGGAAACCGGACGTACGATCTTCTCAATGTGGTCGATCGGGTAGGACACACGGGTGTTCTCGGTCACGCTCTTGTCGTCAAAGTCGATCTTGCCGTCTGCATCCAGGGTAACGTTCTCTAACAGAGCGTCACGCTTGATCGCATTGTAGATATCCGGCTCGGAATCCTTGTCCAGGTTGATAACCTTCGCATAGCAGCCGCCCTCGAAGTTGAATACGCCG
This portion of the Clostridium sp. AN503 genome encodes:
- the pyrB gene encoding aspartate carbamoyltransferase codes for the protein MRHLLNPLDFSVEEIERLLSLASDIADHLPEYAHVCDGKKLATLFYEPSTRTRLSFESAMLSLGGSVLGFSSADSSSAAKGESVADTIRMISCYADIAAMRHPKEGSALVASQKSGIPVINAGDGGHQHPTQTLTDLMTIRSLKGRLDNLTIGLCGDLKFGRTVHSLINAMVRYPNIRFVLISPDELKVPEYIREDVLKANNVEFKEVNNLDDAMPELDILYMTRVQKERFFNEEDYIRLKNFYILDKQKMKLAKDNMYVLHPLPRVNEISTEVDDDPRAAYFKQAQYGVYVRMALIMTLLEVEKSC
- a CDS encoding aspartate carbamoyltransferase regulatory subunit, encoding MLNISGLQEGVVLDHIQAGKSLDIYFHLGLDKLDCQVAIIKNARSNKMGRKDIIKVEGPIGNLDLNVLGYIDHNITVNIIRDNKIVEKKALSLPKKITNVIQCKNPRCITSIEQELPHIFYLTDEKTETYRCMYCEEKYGK
- a CDS encoding CarD family transcriptional regulator; this encodes MFEKNEYIIYGTSGVCRIEDITTMNMDGVSRDRLFYVLAPSSQKGGKIFTPVDSKKTLMRRILTREEATRLIDEIPDIEELWFTSDKLREEKYKECMRSCDCREWIKIIKTLYLRKAERSAQGKKITSTDEKYLRMAEDYLYTELEIPLEVSRENMEEYISGRIEHMQA
- a CDS encoding HAD family hydrolase codes for the protein MKKKYVLFDLDGTLTDSQDGILNAIEYALDYYGIEVKDRNTLRPFLGPPLADSMQKYCGFDPDKAFEAVVKFREYYNTKGLFENRLYPGIERLLQTLQEKGCRLFVATSKPEQTAQEILAHFKLDGYFDYIGGATPDESRVKKEDVVRYVLETAGIPDGREAVMVGDRKHDVIGARRNGLESVGVLYGYGDRQELMEAGADYLAETVEEVAYFL